From Nguyenibacter vanlangensis, one genomic window encodes:
- the hutG gene encoding N-formylglutamate deformylase yields MDGPVFSLVRGDAPVLVTIPHAGTRLAPGMAARMTEAGRALPDTDWYVPRLYQVAARLGAGVLRAHYSRYVIDLNRGGDDAVLYPGRPKTGLVPTLTFDGRPIYRPGAEPGESEIAARRQRYWQPYHDAVAAELDRLRARHGHAVLWDAHSIGTVIPRLFEGRLPDLNFGTNDGAACAGGLIAAVMAGLTEGGGYSSVLDGRFKGGYTTRHYGRPAEGIHAIQLEKAQATYLASEGGAAPAADARKMEKLSGLIGDLLERACAWRP; encoded by the coding sequence ATGGACGGGCCGGTTTTCTCGCTTGTCCGGGGGGATGCCCCCGTGCTGGTCACCATTCCCCATGCCGGGACGCGCCTCGCCCCCGGCATGGCGGCGCGGATGACGGAGGCGGGGCGCGCTTTGCCCGATACCGACTGGTATGTTCCCCGCCTGTACCAGGTCGCGGCGCGGCTGGGCGCCGGCGTGCTGCGGGCGCATTATTCGCGCTATGTCATCGACCTCAATCGCGGCGGCGACGATGCGGTGCTCTATCCCGGGCGGCCGAAGACCGGCCTGGTGCCGACGCTGACCTTCGATGGGCGGCCGATCTACCGGCCCGGCGCCGAACCCGGCGAATCCGAGATCGCGGCGCGCCGGCAACGCTATTGGCAGCCTTATCACGATGCGGTCGCGGCGGAACTCGACCGCCTGCGCGCGCGCCACGGCCATGCCGTCCTGTGGGACGCCCATTCCATCGGCACGGTGATCCCGCGCCTGTTCGAAGGACGGCTGCCGGACCTGAATTTCGGCACCAATGACGGCGCCGCCTGTGCCGGCGGCCTGATCGCCGCCGTCATGGCCGGGCTGACGGAGGGCGGGGGCTATTCCTCTGTCCTCGACGGCCGGTTCAAGGGGGGCTACACCACCCGTCATTACGGCCGCCCCGCGGAGGGGATCCATGCCATCCAGCTTGAGAAGGCCCAGGCGACCTATCTGGCGTCGGAGGGCGGGGCGGCGCCTGCCGCCGATGCGCGGAAGATGGAAAAGCTTTCCGGCCTGATCGGGGATCTTCTGGAACGCGCCTGCGCCTGGAGACCCTGA